In a genomic window of Pedobacter sp. KBS0701:
- a CDS encoding RagB/SusD family nutrient uptake outer membrane protein, which yields MKNKNILITLLCTLGLTFFSGCKKYLEVHSDTQKQVSNSFKTIEDLRATTAFLYATPWNKFNDYARTITEGRANNVYVDGVTGTISALALFAENSNFNELFQTWGSLYVAVTQADYIINDYVPLSITNGVDATRAKGCEGEARFIRGYSYWYLAMLWHDVPIIDDPRKYVLNTLLPPNSFEDVLQYAINDLTIAAQTLPATDSKGRVTKYSAEAMLARVLLTGADYAMGNRFSSEYLKRNGVSSNAEMAQKYFDLAKQSCLDVINLSSYKMLDNYEDIWKVQTNNNAEVLFGYQFLPGAADYGLGNVLNNLSFNGDVTGNLTGGSNVFISYDLLRLLVQDGAQSRLRGNVFIPGQNYAYLGTQLAAGSFTVPSNSKTKCNIKKFVVGSNKDTDGAAVAGNSGLVSPALRMSEVYLMYAEAIMGTATQTSDATALENFNKVRKRAFYLNPTGYQPYTLVTRNDLLLERRKELFYEMTYWPDLVRRSFYDMDWTLNFLNNKLKNSDPTTSFTNYASYSYTYDPPKFPNTAGWDNSPRVQAGYISQQVVHNVPAGSYVHAIGSKSNIWALPYPAAEINSDPNLNDAPVPYKF from the coding sequence ATGAAAAATAAAAATATACTTATTACACTTCTATGTACACTGGGGCTTACCTTTTTTTCCGGATGTAAAAAATACCTGGAAGTACATTCTGATACACAAAAGCAGGTAAGCAACTCTTTTAAAACAATTGAAGATCTTCGGGCAACCACGGCTTTCCTGTATGCAACGCCATGGAATAAATTTAATGATTATGCGCGAACCATTACAGAGGGGCGGGCAAATAATGTTTATGTTGATGGGGTTACGGGCACAATTTCTGCTTTAGCTTTATTTGCCGAAAATTCTAACTTTAACGAATTATTTCAAACCTGGGGATCGTTATATGTAGCGGTAACTCAAGCAGACTACATTATAAATGATTATGTACCATTGAGTATAACCAACGGTGTAGACGCAACACGGGCCAAAGGTTGTGAGGGAGAAGCCCGCTTCATCAGGGGCTATTCTTATTGGTATCTGGCTATGTTATGGCATGATGTGCCAATTATCGATGATCCAAGAAAATATGTACTGAATACGTTGCTGCCTCCTAATTCATTTGAAGATGTGCTGCAATATGCCATTAACGATCTGACGATTGCCGCTCAAACCCTGCCCGCTACAGATAGCAAAGGACGGGTAACCAAATACAGTGCAGAGGCTATGCTTGCCAGAGTACTGCTTACCGGTGCGGATTATGCTATGGGAAATCGGTTTTCAAGCGAATATTTAAAGCGAAATGGCGTAAGCAGCAATGCGGAAATGGCACAGAAATATTTTGATTTGGCGAAGCAGTCTTGTCTGGACGTAATTAATCTGTCATCTTATAAAATGCTTGATAATTATGAAGATATATGGAAAGTACAAACCAATAACAATGCAGAAGTGCTTTTTGGCTATCAATTTTTACCTGGCGCTGCAGATTACGGCTTGGGAAATGTATTAAATAATCTTTCTTTTAACGGTGATGTAACCGGTAACCTTACCGGCGGAAGCAATGTATTTATTTCTTATGACCTGCTCCGGTTGCTGGTTCAGGACGGCGCGCAGTCGCGATTGCGCGGTAACGTTTTTATACCAGGGCAAAACTATGCCTACCTGGGTACACAGCTGGCAGCAGGCAGTTTTACAGTGCCATCTAATTCCAAAACCAAATGTAACATCAAAAAATTTGTTGTAGGAAGCAACAAAGATACCGATGGTGCAGCAGTAGCAGGAAACAGCGGTTTGGTATCACCCGCTTTACGGATGTCGGAAGTTTACCTGATGTATGCGGAAGCCATTATGGGGACTGCAACACAAACATCAGATGCAACAGCGCTGGAAAATTTCAATAAGGTTAGAAAACGTGCTTTTTACCTCAATCCAACAGGCTATCAGCCTTATACGTTAGTTACACGAAATGATTTGTTATTAGAACGACGTAAAGAGTTGTTTTATGAAATGACCTACTGGCCTGATCTGGTGAGGCGCTCGTTTTACGATATGGACTGGACACTTAACTTTTTAAACAACAAATTGAAAAACAGTGACCCAACAACCAGTTTTACAAACTACGCTTCTTATTCGTACACCTATGACCCGCCAAAGTTTCCTAATACAGCAGGCTGGGATAACTCTCCACGGGTTCAGGCTGGTTATATTTCACAGCAGGTGGTGCATAACGTTCCTGCGGGCTCTTATGTACATGCTATTGGGTCCAAGTCGAACATCTGGGCCTTACCT